One Pyxicephalus adspersus chromosome 3, UCB_Pads_2.0, whole genome shotgun sequence genomic window carries:
- the IL15 gene encoding interleukin-15 isoform X2, which yields MYHWTVPIISVILIFSYAIPGRCVGFHRKWQEIGIDLKNVSEREGLKLYTAGPVDHDTCGQSILSCYVQELKALVEEINLIGDEDAAQRISDKIYEMEVNGDLYSLQDGGCKKCEEYEEKPIEEFMEDFKTLTQIMQT from the exons ATGTATCACTGGACTGTGCCTATAATcagtgttattttaatatttag CTATGCTATTCCTGGGCGTTGTGTAGGATTCCACAGAAAATGGCAGGAAATAGGTATTGATCTGAAAAATGTTTCTGAG CGTGAAGGATTAAAACTTTACACGGCAGGCCCAGTCGACCAT GATACATGTGGACAGTCAATTCTGAGCTGCTACGTACAGGAACTTAAAGCACTTGTGGAAGAGATTAATCTAATAGGAGATGAAGATGCAGCACAGAGGATAAGTGATAAAATTTATGAAATGGAGGTCAATGGGGATCTTTATTCTCTGCAG GATGGTGGCTGTAAGAAATGTGAAGAGTATGAAGAAAAGCCTATAGAAGAGTTTATGGAGGACTTTAAAACCCTTACACAGATAATGCAAACGTGA
- the IL15 gene encoding interleukin-15 isoform X1 — MYHWTVPIISVILIFSYAIPGRCVGFHRKWQEIGIDLKNVSEILRKSKYWKYREGLKLYTAGPVDHDTCGQSILSCYVQELKALVEEINLIGDEDAAQRISDKIYEMEVNGDLYSLQDGGCKKCEEYEEKPIEEFMEDFKTLTQIMQT; from the exons ATGTATCACTGGACTGTGCCTATAATcagtgttattttaatatttag CTATGCTATTCCTGGGCGTTGTGTAGGATTCCACAGAAAATGGCAGGAAATAGGTATTGATCTGAAAAATGTTTCTGAG attcttagGAAAAGTAAATACTGGAAATAT CGTGAAGGATTAAAACTTTACACGGCAGGCCCAGTCGACCAT GATACATGTGGACAGTCAATTCTGAGCTGCTACGTACAGGAACTTAAAGCACTTGTGGAAGAGATTAATCTAATAGGAGATGAAGATGCAGCACAGAGGATAAGTGATAAAATTTATGAAATGGAGGTCAATGGGGATCTTTATTCTCTGCAG GATGGTGGCTGTAAGAAATGTGAAGAGTATGAAGAAAAGCCTATAGAAGAGTTTATGGAGGACTTTAAAACCCTTACACAGATAATGCAAACGTGA